The sequence below is a genomic window from Nitrosomonas sp..
GGTGATTCGGCGGGCGGTTCAGCGAAGCAAGGCCGTGACCGCAAATTTCAAGCGATCATGCCCCTGAAGGGAAAGATACTTAATGTGGAAAAGTCGCGTTTTGATAAACTGATTTCTTCTCAGGAAATCATAGCGTTAATCACAGCACTTGGAACAGGAATTGGTAAGGACGAATATAATCCAGACAAACTGCGTTATCACCGAATCATCATAATGACTGACGCGGATGTTGACGGTTCGCATATACGAACGCTACTGTTAACATTTTTTTATCGCCAGATGCCGGAACTGATAGAACGCGGACATATCTATATTGCGCAACCTCCGCTTTATAAGATTAAACATGGAAAAAAAGAACGTTATGTCAAGGACGACTATGAACTTAAGCAATATATTCTAGGATTAGCTTTGTCAGATGCGCAATTGTATGCTGAAACAAATAAGCCGGCGCTGACAGGTGAAACGCTGAAGAAAATTGCCACTGAATACCTATTGGCCGAGGCCGTGATAGAACGCATGAGCCGTTTGACCGATAACGCCGTTATGAATGCCTTATTGCATCAACCGGAGATTGATTTGAGTAATGAGGAAAATGCGGCTAACAGCGCAGAACGGCTGCAATCACATGTTCATGATGCAAATATAAAAGCTGAATACGATGAAGTCAATGAACGCTACCGCCTTAGAATAGAACGTTTGTCACATGGAAATCTGCATGTCAGTTATTTGGATCAGGATTTCTTGCACAGTGGCGATTACACACAAATCAAAAAAACATATCAGGTATTTCACGGGCTGATAAAGGACGGCGCATATATTCAACGCGGTGAAAAAAAACAATCGATCGGCAATTTTAAACAGGCGCTCGAATGGCTGCTTGAAGAAGCAAAAAAAGGGTTGAATATCCAGCGCTATAAAGGACTCGGTGAAATGAACCCAGCACAATTATGGGAAACGACTATGGATCCATCAATCAGAAGACTGTTACGTGCGCAGATCGTGGATAGTATATTAACAGACGAAATTTTTACAACATTAATGGGGGATGTAGTCGAACCGCGAAGAGCTTTTATTGAAAATAATGCACTCAGGGCGACGAATATTGATGTTTAAGTCGATGTTAAAGGACTGATAAAAAAGAATAACATACCGGCTGATTTTATGCCGGTATGTAATGGTTAGGCGAATGTGTTGCACGCGCCAGACTTAGTCCTCTTTCAAAGGGCTTCGTTCTCTGGAAACACCTTTCAATTTTTCAAATGTCCGCAATCCACCCATTCCCAACATAGCCAGTACCAACTGATAAAGGCCATCCGTATGGATTTGCGGAGGATGCGGAAATTCAGGATAAAATGCGGAAAATGCCCAGGCCAGCATGGGTTGCAGTACGAAAGCCCACAATAACCCGATTCCGCAAATCCAGCCGATAAATGGCCGCCATCCGGCAACGAATACGCTTTTATGACTTGCTTCAACCAGATTAACCCTGGTTTGAGCCTCTCCAGCTGACATTACCGCATTCATTAATTCACGTTCAAATTCTTCCTTGGCTTCAGCACGTTTATTGGGGTCAGGAATTCGATCAATAAGCTTGTTGATTACTGGCCCTAATAAAGGTTGTAAGAAATTCCAGATCATTTTGATTCCTCCTAATGTATGATTTACCTTCTAAAAAGTATGCAGCTGCAAGATGCTATACACGGATTATTCATGAGCGACGAATAACGTGGTATGGCACCATCTCAGGGACAACAGAAATAATTCATTCATTGAGAACTACCCCTAGAATAACGTATTTTTTAAGATTGTTCATCTGACGGGTATTGAACCGCTTCAGCACGATTTCGGTTACTAAAAAACAGGAACCTGTCGCGAAAGTCGATAATCAAATAAATTGTTATCATAATTAGTCTATAATCGATAATTTACCGAGCGTTAGTATGCCTCCAGATGAGTGCGGTATCCTCAATAATGATTCATGAATAATCTGAAAAACCTTCGAAAAACCAAGATTGTTGCCACCATTGGCCCGGCCTGTGATTCACCCGATGTTCTGAAAGCGATGATCTCTGCGGGGATGAATGTTGCACGTCTGAATCTGTCCCATGGCACCATTGAGGAGCACCAGGTCCGCCTGGATTGGATCCGTGAAACCGCCAACACGATGGGTGTGCCACTGGCCATCATGGTTGACACCCGAGGAATCGAAATTCGAACCGGCAAACTCAGTGATCGCTCGGTTGAACTGATGCGGGGTATGAAATTTACCCTGTATACGGACGGACGCATCGGCAACGCGGATGGTGTTTCCATAACCTATAGAAACTTGCCCAGTGAAGTAAAATCGGGAACTTCGATTTTGATCGATGACGGCGCCATCGAACTGGAAGTGACTTCGGTTACATATAACGAAATCGTCTGCCAGATTGTCCATGGCGGTATTTTAAAGGAAAACAAGAGCGTCAACTTGCCTGACATAGAACTGGCAGTCAATGCGGTGAGCCCGGAATTCAGAGATGATATCGTCAGGGAAATCAACTTTGCTGCAGAAAACGACGTGGACTATTTGGCTGCATCTTTTGTACAAAGTGCGGAGGATATCCATCGTATCCGGGATATTTTTCTGAAAACCGAACGACGCACGCCAATCATTGCCAAAATAGAAAATAAAGCTGGGATCAAGCACCTCGAGGAAATTGTTAAAGCGGCTGATGGGGTGATGGTGGCGCGCGGTGACCTCGGTGTCGAACTGCCATTGGCTGAAGTTCCCGTATTTCAGAAAAAAATTATCCGTACCACGGTAATGAATGGCAAACCCGTAATTACTGCGACAGAGATGCTTGCTTCCATGGAGCGTAATCCCAAGCCCACCCGCGCCGAGGCCAGCGATGTCGCCAACGCTATTCTTGATGGTACATCGGCAGTCATGCTTTCAGGGGAAACCGCGATAGGTAAATTCCCGGTAGAAGCAGTGCGCACCATGTCTATTCTTGCCCAGCGCGCAGAGGCATCGCTGAGTGAATACGGTTACTTGCAGAAAACCCGCATTGATCAATTGAACATTATTCCCGAGGTAGTCAGTCAGTCGGCGGTTGATATGGCAGAAAAGCTTAAGGCCGTCGCCATATTCAGTCTTACCGAAACCGGCCTCACGTCCCGGTTGATCTCCAAAAATCGCCCCGACTGCCCAATAGTAGCTGTAACCTATTCCCAGTTGGTGGCGCGGCGCTTGTCCATGAACTGGGGTGTGGTACCCTTGCTCAGTGAAGAAGGCAATGACGATAATGCCAAGCTTGAATTCGCATTAAGCCGGGCCAAGGCACTTGGTTACATCAAAATGGGAGATGTTGTTGTCGTAACTGCAGGAACACAGCGTCGAGTCGGGGGCACCGACCATATTCGCGTATTGAAAGTGTAAAATCAGCAGATGAGCGATTTTCGTGTAAGTCTGATTCTGTAGTTTCTGCGATAAGCCTCTGTGAGAGGCTTATCGGCATTCATATCCTTATTGAATAATCTAAGAATGAATAGTTAAAGCTAACAGATAAACTATTTTGATGTATTCAATGGATCGAGTTGCTGCGGCGTTAATTGGTTTTTCCAGCTTTGCGGCAGGTTTTGCACCCAGCCGTTATAAACCACAGGGATAGGCAACAATCCCTGACCGCCCATTCCATCAAGTGCCGTAATCGTGTCGTCTGAGGCGGTATTTGCAGTCGAAGTCAACAAAATTCTACCAACAACTTTAGCGTCAGCCGGATTGCCGTCACCGTTGGGATCGATATCGACAACTTGCAGCACATTGGCTGATTGACTGCTGACATAGGCGTAATAACCGCCTCCAGCTTTGGCGCCAAATTGCACCCCATGACACCCTGCATCGCAAGACAGCGAAGCCACCAGCGTATCCGTTTTGGTATCCACAATGGTGATGGTATCGGTCAGGATATTAGCCGTTACCATGGCTATACCATCCGGACTGACCGGTGTTTGAATCGGCAAGCCGCCAACCGGGCCGGTAATGTTACCGTTAACCGGGTCATAGTTTTGCAGTAGATTAATGGTTTTGAGTACCGTTCCGGTCGCTGTTTCGATTACTGTAAACGTGCTATCGAGAAAATTAGCGACATAGTATTTACTGGAATCGGGCATCATGCCGGTAGCAATCGGATGTGCTTCTACGCTGCCGGTAGGAACAATATCCTGTATATCGTCGCGCACAAAGTCATAGATAGTTGAATCTCCGGTAAATACATTAGGGGTTACCATAGTGCCGCCGTCATGACCCATCCAATGTGCATGCGGGCCAGGCCGACCGACATCAATGCGCCGTTCGATGCCGCCGGCAAGCGGTGACAACTCGACAACCGATTCATTCCGGTCTGAACCGTTGATAGAAACATGCAATTGATCGGTATCCACGCGTGTCATTACATGTGCTGGCGCTTCTCCAACCTGAATCCGGTCGATGAACTGGCCGGATTCCCGGTCAAAAATCGTCAGCTTGCTGTCAAACCATTCCGTGACATAAATAAGATTCTGATCGCGGTCAGTCCACATATTGTGTGGGTTGTTGAGTTCTACATCAGGCAAGAATACTTTGCGTTTTACTTGCCAGGTTGTTGCATCAACAACAGCCGCTGCGCCCGGCTTGCGTTTGTTGGCCGTTTTCTCAAATTGTGTGTTTACCCAGACTTCACCCACACCCGGTGGGGGCGTTAACAACGATGGCAGGGCAGTATCGTTGCCATAGCGTGCTTTCAGTACGCTGGCGAGATCAACCACCGCACCACCTGTAATGCGTACAGGAACACTGGGGTAATTGATATGCCAAGGGTCTGATGAAGAGAAGTTTTGCCAGTTACCCGGCTCGGTCAACACCATAAAACCGCGCAGCAGGCGTGTTGCCAGATCACTGCTGGTCGGCACAGTAATGCCATTAATCAGTGTAATCGTTTCACCCAGGTCGAGTCCTTCGGTATTCGGATCGTCCACGATCACTGCACCGAGCATGTAGGGATGCACCTGACAGAAAAAGACGTACAGGCCAGGCGTTCTTAACGTGACACTTTCACTGCCTTTTTGCGGATCGGTATCAAAAGGCATGTTTCTCGCGCCAGTGGGATAAAGCAGGCTGGTATAAGTATGCACGGTATTGGAATCTCCCGTGAAAACAACTTCGACACCCGGTGTGCCTACGCCAAGAGAGCCCAGCCCGGCCACTGGTCCGTTGGTATTTTTATACCAAATACCCGGCCCGTCGTTCAGTTTAAAAGTAATCCGGTTGCCCCCCTTTGCCCAGACCAGAGCGGGAAGAACCATCAAAATAATCACGATTAATAATTTTTTCATATCATTTCCCTAATTTAAGCAGCAGGCCGGTAAAAGTACTAAAACGGCCCAACCAATTTGTAACCGAAAAGTTGTGAGTTACTTCAATTTGTAGACAGTAATTTAATGAGCGCATCACTGAATCCAATAATTGATAGTTTGATAATGTGTTAAAGCAATCGATAGAGAGATTTTTTTCCACTTTACGTTTACAAATTTCATTACAAATGCGTATACACATGTGAACTTTTAACATGCGGTATATCCGCATAATCCGCAAAAGGGTTCAAATCAAGGAATAATTCTTATTGACTTATGTTGGTTACATTAATGTACCAAAGTTAATTTAAGCCATTTAATTTTCTGTTTTATAATAAGAAATTTTATTTATCACACACTTCTCTTTGCACTTCTTTTTTTCAGCACAGCCGTTTGCCATGCTGAGTTCGATCACGTTTGGGTTCTAATTTTTTTGCAATCCATTGAACCATTTAATGATGGTTGTGGATTAACGGGTAAGTGGAACTAAGTAACGATGTCTCATTGAATTAATGGATCATGGCCATATCACCCAGAAATGATAAAGAGAGTATTTATGCCTCACCGAAAATGCAGGCGAGAGAGCAGCAGTTGATTGCTGAAACAGCGGCAGGGAACGAGAAGGCATTTGAGCAGCTTTATCAGCTTTATTTTAACCGGTTGTTTCAATTTGTTTTTCGCATTACGCGAACGCAGAACGGCATTGAAGAAGTGATTAATGATGTGATGTATGTCGTTTGGGATAAGGCTTCAACGTATAATCAGATATGCCGTCCATCAACCTGGATACTGGGCATTGCGTATTTCAAGGCATTGAAGAGTATTGAGAAATCGATTGCTGATGAGGACCGTTCTGTTGAGTTTAATGATGAGCTGGATTATTTTCCTGATAAAGGTACGGATTGGATTTCTCAGCTGGAGACCAGTAACTGGCTGGAAGTTGCATTCAAACAGTTGTCGACTGAGCAACGGGCGGTTGTTGAAATGACTTATTTTCAAGGCCTGCATTACAATGAGATCGCTGAGATTATGCAATGCCCGGAAAACACCGTGAAAACCAGAATGTTTCATGCACGAAAAATTCTGGCAAAATCACTTCAGCAAGATTAATGGCAGGAGCGAATAGAGATGTCAGTGAATAGCAAAACCGGCAGTAATCGCGAACATCGTGAGGTGTGGGGTCTTTTGCCCTGGTTTATCAACCGGACGCTGAGTGCTGAGGAACAGGCACGGGTGGAAGGTCATATCAAGACATGTCTTACATGCCGGATTGAATTAAAGCAGCAGCGGCAGGTCTATGAGAATATCCAGCAGGCAGAGCTTTTGCAGCAAATGTCCAACGCGTCGTTTAATCGGCTCAAAATGCGTATTGACACACAGCCGGCTTCCCGATCTGCATCCTTTGGTAAAAGATTCGAGAATTTTCAAAGATTTTTCTTTCAATTTCCGGATTTCAGAAGACATCTCGCGCTGACTTTCGCAATAGTGCTGGTGACAACGGTGTTGATATTCAATACGACGCTTGAAATGAATCTGCCGGATAATGAGTACCGGACTTTGGCCAAGCTGTCCGAATCGCTTGATGAAAGCAGGAAATCCAATTTGATACGCGTCATTTTTACTGACGAGACTGATGTGGCGCAAATTGACGCGATTGTCGGCAGTGTACACGGCCATATTGTCAACGGGCCATACCAAAACGGTATTTATGAAATTCTTATCGATGGCGAACAAAAATATTCTATGGAAGCAACTGATGCCATAAACGCGTTACGTAACAACGCACATGTGTTTTTTGCCGAACTGGCGCTTGCCCCACTTTCATCCGAGTGAGCCTGCTATGTTGATATTATTTCTAAAGAAATTGTTGGTGTTTATTGCCATGCTGTTTGCGGTTCTGGGTATTTCTGTGTTGCCGGTCAGCGCCGGGCAGGATTTGGTTATCGATCCGTTGCTTTTTGATACGAATCGTGCTGAACGCATTGTTCTGGTTACCTATTCCGATAAGCACATCGACCGGATTCCTGTCGGCCAGATCAATCAGGCGTACCGCAAAAGAGGCGAATACAGCAGTTCGACATGGAGCCAGCGGGTTGCCAGCAGTATAGAGGCGGATTACAAGTTAACCATTCTTGCACAATGGTCGATCAGCGAAATAGGCGAGCACTGCGTTGTTTATCTGATCAATGAAAACCAGTCAGTTGCTGAAATCATTGCGACATTATCGAATGATAACCGTATCGATAATGTTCAATCGATGGCGACGTTTAAAGTGCTGGCCAGGGAATACAGCGACCCCTATTACCGGTTGCAATCGAGTATTCATCCGTTCAATCTGGAAAAGATCCACAGTCAAGTAACGGGCAAAAATATAACCATTGCAATTATAGACACGGGCGTGGATGCAAAACACCCCGATCTGGACGGTCAGATTAATGTCATTAAGGATTTTGTTGCAGATCAGGCCACCGCTTTTCCCAGTGACGGGCATGGCACAGCAATTGCCGGCATTATTGCCGCCAAGGCAAACAATGGACAGGGCATAGTCGGTCTGGCGCCCGATAGCCGCATTGTTGCCATGAAAGCCTGCTGGGGAATTTCTGAAGGAAACCTGGATGCGGTTTGCAACAGCTTTACCCTGGCCCTGGCGTTGAACACCGCCATCAACATGAAGGTAGACGTCATTAATTTAAGTCTGACCGGGCCTTACGATCCCCTTTTGGCCAGACTGATCGATGCCGCTGTTCGGCAAGGCATT
It includes:
- a CDS encoding copper oxidase; this encodes MKKLLIVIILMVLPALVWAKGGNRITFKLNDGPGIWYKNTNGPVAGLGSLGVGTPGVEVVFTGDSNTVHTYTSLLYPTGARNMPFDTDPQKGSESVTLRTPGLYVFFCQVHPYMLGAVIVDDPNTEGLDLGETITLINGITVPTSSDLATRLLRGFMVLTEPGNWQNFSSSDPWHINYPSVPVRITGGAVVDLASVLKARYGNDTALPSLLTPPPGVGEVWVNTQFEKTANKRKPGAAAVVDATTWQVKRKVFLPDVELNNPHNMWTDRDQNLIYVTEWFDSKLTIFDRESGQFIDRIQVGEAPAHVMTRVDTDQLHVSINGSDRNESVVELSPLAGGIERRIDVGRPGPHAHWMGHDGGTMVTPNVFTGDSTIYDFVRDDIQDIVPTGSVEAHPIATGMMPDSSKYYVANFLDSTFTVIETATGTVLKTINLLQNYDPVNGNITGPVGGLPIQTPVSPDGIAMVTANILTDTITIVDTKTDTLVASLSCDAGCHGVQFGAKAGGGYYAYVSSQSANVLQVVDIDPNGDGNPADAKVVGRILLTSTANTASDDTITALDGMGGQGLLPIPVVYNGWVQNLPQSWKNQLTPQQLDPLNTSK
- a CDS encoding zf-HC2 domain-containing protein, with product MSVNSKTGSNREHREVWGLLPWFINRTLSAEEQARVEGHIKTCLTCRIELKQQRQVYENIQQAELLQQMSNASFNRLKMRIDTQPASRSASFGKRFENFQRFFFQFPDFRRHLALTFAIVLVTTVLIFNTTLEMNLPDNEYRTLAKLSESLDESRKSNLIRVIFTDETDVAQIDAIVGSVHGHIVNGPYQNGIYEILIDGEQKYSMEATDAINALRNNAHVFFAELALAPLSSE
- a CDS encoding holin family protein produces the protein MIWNFLQPLLGPVINKLIDRIPDPNKRAEAKEEFERELMNAVMSAGEAQTRVNLVEASHKSVFVAGWRPFIGWICGIGLLWAFVLQPMLAWAFSAFYPEFPHPPQIHTDGLYQLVLAMLGMGGLRTFEKLKGVSRERSPLKED
- a CDS encoding sigma-70 family RNA polymerase sigma factor, with protein sequence MAISPRNDKESIYASPKMQAREQQLIAETAAGNEKAFEQLYQLYFNRLFQFVFRITRTQNGIEEVINDVMYVVWDKASTYNQICRPSTWILGIAYFKALKSIEKSIADEDRSVEFNDELDYFPDKGTDWISQLETSNWLEVAFKQLSTEQRAVVEMTYFQGLHYNEIAEIMQCPENTVKTRMFHARKILAKSLQQD
- the pyk gene encoding pyruvate kinase; translated protein: MNNLKNLRKTKIVATIGPACDSPDVLKAMISAGMNVARLNLSHGTIEEHQVRLDWIRETANTMGVPLAIMVDTRGIEIRTGKLSDRSVELMRGMKFTLYTDGRIGNADGVSITYRNLPSEVKSGTSILIDDGAIELEVTSVTYNEIVCQIVHGGILKENKSVNLPDIELAVNAVSPEFRDDIVREINFAAENDVDYLAASFVQSAEDIHRIRDIFLKTERRTPIIAKIENKAGIKHLEEIVKAADGVMVARGDLGVELPLAEVPVFQKKIIRTTVMNGKPVITATEMLASMERNPKPTRAEASDVANAILDGTSAVMLSGETAIGKFPVEAVRTMSILAQRAEASLSEYGYLQKTRIDQLNIIPEVVSQSAVDMAEKLKAVAIFSLTETGLTSRLISKNRPDCPIVAVTYSQLVARRLSMNWGVVPLLSEEGNDDNAKLEFALSRAKALGYIKMGDVVVVTAGTQRRVGGTDHIRVLKV
- a CDS encoding S8 family serine peptidase, yielding MLILFLKKLLVFIAMLFAVLGISVLPVSAGQDLVIDPLLFDTNRAERIVLVTYSDKHIDRIPVGQINQAYRKRGEYSSSTWSQRVASSIEADYKLTILAQWSISEIGEHCVVYLINENQSVAEIIATLSNDNRIDNVQSMATFKVLAREYSDPYYRLQSSIHPFNLEKIHSQVTGKNITIAIIDTGVDAKHPDLDGQINVIKDFVADQATAFPSDGHGTAIAGIIAAKANNGQGIVGLAPDSRIVAMKACWGISEGNLDAVCNSFTLALALNTAINMKVDVINLSLTGPYDPLLARLIDAAVRQGIIVIASQTDRQDDKSGFPAQQPGVIGVQSHNHMLQTSYKTQAQIVPAPGEQILTTLPNGAYDFISGNSMATAHVTGLAALLLQLERGLNSQDLYKLLVKANEPQFYKVFNSHSNKANNIKTGFKQ